In Candidatus Nomurabacteria bacterium, a genomic segment contains:
- the tgt gene encoding tRNA guanosine(34) transglycosylase Tgt gives MARNKAFRLLKTSRKSQARLGRLTTAHGNIPTPFFMPIATRGSVRALEISSMRGLGAHIILSNTYHLWLRPGLSVIQKAGDLHDFMGWQGPILTDSGGYQVFSLAKHRVLSRRGVRFRDTVDGSKHFLTPERALDIQSRLGTDIAMLLDVCPPFHSSRAEIERSIALTTHWAERSTKVKRTQGQLRFAIVQGAGEKDLRIAHAQTLREMPFDGFAIGGLAVGETAKEMYRVLEWTVPELPQDSAHYLMGVGPPEQIVEAVQQGVDMFDCVVPTRNARHGSLFVWKRDELRGKFYEVLKIANAKYKSDLRPIDTSCDCATCQTTTRAYIRHLFATEDPLAQRLCTIHNVRFYLRLMEKIRAQIRLGQL, from the coding sequence ATGGCACGGAATAAAGCGTTTCGGCTGCTCAAAACATCGCGAAAAAGTCAGGCGCGCCTCGGCCGCCTCACGACTGCGCATGGGAATATTCCCACGCCTTTTTTTATGCCGATCGCGACACGTGGTTCAGTTCGGGCTTTAGAAATTTCCTCTATGCGCGGACTGGGTGCACACATTATTTTATCAAACACCTATCATCTGTGGCTGCGGCCGGGTCTCTCGGTCATTCAAAAAGCTGGCGACCTGCATGACTTCATGGGATGGCAAGGTCCCATCTTAACTGACTCGGGCGGCTATCAGGTGTTTAGTTTGGCCAAGCACCGCGTGCTCAGCCGGCGCGGCGTTCGTTTCCGAGATACGGTTGATGGCAGTAAACATTTCCTGACTCCAGAGCGGGCACTGGATATTCAATCACGTTTAGGTACTGACATTGCAATGCTGCTTGATGTGTGTCCGCCTTTTCATAGTTCGCGTGCGGAGATAGAGCGATCAATTGCTTTAACCACGCACTGGGCTGAGCGCAGTACCAAGGTGAAGCGCACCCAGGGGCAATTACGTTTTGCTATTGTGCAGGGAGCGGGGGAGAAAGATCTCCGTATCGCGCATGCGCAGACCTTGCGCGAGATGCCCTTTGATGGATTTGCGATTGGTGGATTAGCGGTGGGTGAGACGGCCAAGGAAATGTATCGCGTTTTAGAGTGGACCGTACCCGAGTTGCCGCAGGACTCAGCACATTACCTCATGGGCGTTGGTCCGCCCGAGCAAATTGTGGAAGCGGTGCAGCAAGGTGTTGATATGTTTGACTGCGTAGTGCCAACCCGAAACGCACGCCATGGTTCTTTATTTGTCTGGAAGCGTGATGAGCTGCGTGGGAAATTTTACGAGGTGCTAAAAATTGCCAATGCAAAATATAAGTCTGATTTGCGTCCGATTGATACCAGCTGTGATTGTGCAACTTGCCAGACAACAACACGCGCCTACATCCGGCATTTGTTTGCCACAGAGGATCCTTTGGCGCAGCGCTTGTGCACCATCCATAATGTGCGATTCTATCTCCGCTTGATGGAGAAGATTCGAGCACAGATTCGCCTAGGGCAGTTATAG